The following are encoded together in the Chlorocebus sabaeus isolate Y175 chromosome 20, mChlSab1.0.hap1, whole genome shotgun sequence genome:
- the LOC140709467 gene encoding histone H4 produces MSGRGKGGKGLGKGGAKRHRKVLRDNIQGITKPAIRRLARRGGVKRISGLIYEETRGVLKVFLENVIRDAVTYTEHAKRKTVTAMDVVYALKRQGRTLYGFGG; encoded by the coding sequence ATGTCTGGCAGGGGAAAGGGTGGAAAAGGCTTAGGCAAAGGGGGCGCTAAGCGCCACCGCAAGGTCCTGAGAGACAACATTCAGGGCATCACCAAGCCTGCCATTCGGCGTCTAGCTCGGCGTGGCGGCGTTAAGCGGATCTCTGGCCTCATTTACGAGGAGACCCGCGGTGTGCTGAAGGTGTTCCTGGAGAACGTGATTCGGGACGCAGTCACCTACACCGAGCACGCCAAGCGCAAGACCGTCACGGCCATGGATGTGGTGTACGCGCTCAAGCGCCAGGGGCGCACACTGTACGGCTTCGGAGGCTAG